A single region of the Mercenaria mercenaria strain notata chromosome 6, MADL_Memer_1, whole genome shotgun sequence genome encodes:
- the LOC123562153 gene encoding uncharacterized protein LOC123562153, with product MSKQIGAKRSQKQHDILILHHAVDAVQSKSMSLRAASKHYGIPTSTLHDKVHGKTPMSRPSKTILTTAEEQRLVDWVLHMARIGYGRTRQEVLDTVKRIIDADERPNPFKDNRPGKDWWYGFVKRHPEMTERLPQDLGKERATITQAKVQRWFEEFEHYVRNEIKDPTILQDPSRSSTVYHFTSSDKTQITVLACMSATGHFLKPLIVYPGQRFAYNPLEGFPEAVMGRTDNGWMDADLFATWLTDVFIPSINERGVRKPVVLFVDGHSTHVSMRVSDICRQGGIELYCLLEHASHLMQPCDLRLFSVLKDSWKQAVRDYQFQNIGEHVTKKTFASVFKTAWEKATTVSVAVHGFRDSGLFPLNASKVLSTCKMDPSNIFHPYGTQTVSASGAADESQVLPAAQENANNTVNVQQEINTDKELTVTATTSTDVPQHAPLQPAAATVQDLSNDRTPQVSTAVELVLKIPVAKPSEKRPMKKENLPKAVTGEKFREILEEKRKRKEQEEADKQERKRQRELRKQQKDEERKQKLEQKEAKKKAREEQRRLNIQKKLQKQVEKQYLKRKNRESESSSDSDVDMPKLSDESDIDIDVDVTRKCYVCEEVYDDSIFWIACNKCPRMFHRRCVKTIDLCAMTEDEIEALQFECDFC from the exons atgAGTAAACAAATAGGCGCGAAGAGAAGTCAGAAACAACACGACATTTTGATTCTACATCATGCTGTGGATGCCGTACAGTCAAAGTCAATGTCATTGAGAGCCGCATCTAAGCACTATGGTATTCCGACGTCCACGCTGCATGACAAAGTCCATGGCAAGACGCCTATGTCACGTCCATCCAAGACCATTCTGACTACAGCTGAAGAGCAGAGGTTAGTTGACTGGGTTCTACATATGGCCCGTATTGGCTATGGCAGAACCAGGCAAGAAGTTCTTGATACTGTCAAGCGTATCATTGATGCTGACGAGAGACCAAATCCATTCAAGGACAACAGGCCTGGGAAGGACTGGTGGTACGGTTTTGTGAAGCGGCATCCCGAAATGACAGAACGGCTACCACAGGACCTAGGGAAAGAGCGAGCAACTATTACACAGGCTAAAGTTCAAAGATGGTTTGAGGAGTTCGAACATTACGTCCGCAATGAAATCAAAGATCCTACCATTCTTCAAGACCCTAGCC GTTCCTCCACTGTTTATCATTTTACATCATCTGATAAAACGCAGATCACTGTGTTGGCGTGCATGAGTGCAACTGGACATTTCTTGAAGCCACTTATTGTCTATCCTGGCCAACGATTTGCTTACAACCCTTTGGAGGGGTTTCCGGAGGCAGTCATGGGCCGAACAGACAACGGGTGGATGGACGCGGACCTCTTTGCTACATGGCTTACTGATGTCTTTATTCCATCTATTAATGAACGGGGTGTACGTAAACCAGTTGTTCTCTTCGTTGACGGCCACTCGACCCACGTGTCAATGAGAGTAAGTGACATCTGTAGACAGGGTGGAATAGAGCTCTACTGTCTCCTAGAGCATGCATCGCATCTCATGCAGCCCTGCGACCTCCGTTTATTCAGCGTACTAAAAGATTCTTGGAAGCAGGCTGTCCGCGATTATCAATTTCAGAACATCGGCGAACACGTCACCAAAAAGACGTTTGCCAGCGTATTTAAGACGGCATGGGAAAAGGCAACCACAGTCAGTGTTGCTGTTCATGGGTTTAGGGACTCTGGACTGTTTCCGTTGAATGCATCAAAGGTGCTGAGTACGTGCAAAATGGATCCTAGTAACATTTTCCATCCATATGGCACTCAAACGGTCAGTGCTTCCGGAGCAGCCGATGAATCGCAGGTTTTACCAGCAGCTCAGGAGAACGCTAATAACACCGTAAATGTTCAACAAGAAATTAATACAGACAAGGAACTCACAGTTACAGCAACTACTTCCACTGACGTACCACAGCACGCACCATTGCAGCCTGCCGCTGCCACTGTTCAGGATCTCTCTAATGACCGAACGCCTCAAGTATCGACGGCAGTTGAGTTAGTTTTGAAAATTCCCGTCGCAAAGCCGTCCGAAAAACGaccaatgaaaaaagaaaacttacCTAAGGCAGTAACTGGGGAAAAATTCCGAGAAATATTAGAAGAAAAACGAAAGAGAAAAGAACAAGAAGAAGCAGACAAACAAGAACGAAAACGTCAACGAGAACTAAGGAAGCAACAGAAGGATGAGGAGCGTAAGCAGAAACTGGAACAAAAAGAGGCAAAAAAGAAAGCTCGTGAAGAACAGAGGCGATTAAATATTCAGAAAAAGCTTCAAAAACAGGTAGAAAAGCAGTATTTGAAGAGAAAGAACAGAGAAAGCGAGTCATCATCTGACAGCGATGTTGACATGCCAAAACTTAGCGACGAGTCTGATATCGACATTGATGTTGACGTAACCCGGAAGTGCTACGTCTGCGAGGAGGTCTATGATGATAGCATTTTCTGGATAGCATGCAACAAATGTCCCAGAATGTTCCACCGTCGTTGCGTGAAAACGATTGATTTGTGTGCAATGACCGAAGATGAAATAGAGGCACTGCAGTTCGAATGTGACTTTTGTTAA